From one Culex quinquefasciatus strain JHB chromosome 3, VPISU_Cqui_1.0_pri_paternal, whole genome shotgun sequence genomic stretch:
- the LOC6031135 gene encoding leukocyte elastase inhibitor, protein DNEDKWYGNIRLGVPRFKIEQKLDAKATLEKMGLGELFDQEAFQVLATRLSKLGQVKQSAFIKVDEKGTQAAAAAAIQSYLISGSWDVDVDRPFMYIVRKESTKDILFIGHYSNYEG, encoded by the exons GATAATGAGGACAAATGGTATGGAAATATACGGCTGGGAGTTCCACGGTTCAAGATCGAGCAAAAATTGGACGCGAAAGCGACCCTCGAAAAGATGGGACTTGGGGAACTTTTCGACCAGGAAGCGTTCCAGGTGCTTGCGACGAGGTTGTCCAAACTGGGACAGGTCAAACAGTCGGCTTTTATCAAGGTGGACGAGAAGGGGACGCAAGCTGCGGCAGCTGCTG CAATTCAATCATACCTGATATCTGGATCGTGGGATGTCGACGTAGATCGGCCATTTATGTACATCGTTCGCAAGGAATCGACGAAGGATATTCTGTTCATTGGGCACTACTCCAATTACGAGGGATAA
- the LOC119770088 gene encoding leukocyte elastase inhibitor-like: protein MWSNVVVALVLFCGGIAAVASSSDGGGSVRFAVDFFKRAYTARQNAILAPIAIRSGLAMMHHVATPDAARILRDGLYLPADGLGVIEQTNWAMSRVNERKRMLEMLSRVYLPDAPLNPELVAHLRDNFGTGSEIVNFAEGSEVAERVNSWVNESSRGMIPEFLKADELSGDVTSLLINVMVMNASWGFFDEKKTKKQTFHFLDGDHKVDMMKVDGTLPRMYLEDLMTDAIKLSYGWRSDLSMVILLPRKEVDLEHVIKHFTADHYKQLV from the coding sequence ATGTGGTCTAACGTCGTCGTCGCCCTCGTCTTGTTTTGCGGTGGCATTGCTGCAGTTGCATCGTCCTCCGACGGTGGCGGCTCGGTTCGTTTCGCGGTGGACTTTTTCAAGCGTGCTTACACCGCTCGGCAGAACGCGATCCTCGCCCCGATCGCCATCCGGAGTGGTCTCGCGATGATGCACCACGTGGCCACCCCGGACGCGGCACGGATCTTGCGCGATGGTTTGTATCTGCCAGCGGATGGGTTGGGAGTGATCGAGCAGACGAACTGGGCGATGAGTCGTGTTAACGAGCGGAAGAGAATGTTGGAGATGTTGTCCAGGGTGTATCTGCCGGACGCGCCGCTTAATCCGGAGTTGGTTGCCCATTTGAGGGACAATTTTGGGACTGGTTCGGAGATAGTGAATTTTGCTGAGGGAAGCGAGGTCGCTGAGCGCGTCAACTCGTGGGTCAACGAATCTAGCAGGGGAATGATTCCGGAGTTTTTGAAGGCTGACGAGCTCTCCGGAGATGTGACTTCGCTGCTGATCAACGTGATGGTTATGAACGCCTCTTGGGGGTTCTTCGATGAGAAGAAAACGAAGAAGCAGACGTTCCACTTTTTGGACGGAGATCACAAAGTGGACATGATGAAGGTGGATGGAACGCTTCCCCGAATGTATCTGGAGGATCTCATGACGGATGCGATCAAGCTATCCTACGGATGGCGTTCAGATCTCTCGATGGTTATTCTATTGCCGAGGAAAGAGGTTGACCTTGAGCACGTTATCAAGCACTTCACTGCCGATCACTATAAACAGCTGGTTTAG